The proteins below come from a single Candidatus Zixiibacteriota bacterium genomic window:
- a CDS encoding zf-HC2 domain-containing protein has protein sequence MYLDSELGPETTFEISSHLQECSNCRRVAEQEARLENRLRTALRKPRPEDDAIWERSMARIGKSRSGRRTPIVGIGVTALALAATIALHFLIGAPWFHDELDLAEVTAAEHSLTLSSEGAGSGEGLEADELNAFFRRELSPAYCLEVDTAIGTRLIEAGICELANVRTAHVVCADSQTVLSLFWLPSEAITEFPETAERFQKYGSSFHCHVEPYEFFANKSGTGIIVGIAKTTPAMLEKFVQRAAMGACQGGA, from the coding sequence ATGTATCTCGACTCGGAACTCGGGCCGGAGACGACCTTTGAGATTTCGAGCCATCTGCAGGAGTGTTCGAATTGCAGACGCGTGGCCGAGCAGGAAGCGCGTCTCGAGAACCGCCTCAGAACTGCGCTGCGTAAGCCGCGCCCGGAAGACGATGCGATCTGGGAACGATCCATGGCGCGAATCGGCAAGTCGCGCTCGGGGCGCCGAACGCCCATCGTCGGCATCGGCGTCACTGCTTTGGCGCTGGCTGCGACAATCGCGCTGCATTTCCTGATCGGGGCACCCTGGTTTCATGACGAACTGGACTTGGCTGAGGTGACTGCCGCAGAGCACTCGCTCACTCTCAGCTCAGAAGGGGCAGGGTCAGGCGAGGGCCTTGAAGCAGATGAACTCAACGCGTTCTTTCGGCGGGAATTGTCGCCAGCGTATTGCCTCGAAGTCGACACCGCGATAGGGACGAGGCTGATCGAGGCCGGAATCTGCGAACTGGCGAATGTTCGCACAGCCCATGTTGTTTGCGCTGACTCCCAGACCGTTCTTTCATTGTTCTGGCTGCCATCAGAAGCAATTACGGAGTTTCCGGAAACGGCTGAACGGTTCCAGAAGTACGGTTCTTCGTTCCATTGCCATGTCGAACCATACGAGTTTTTTGCAAACAAATCGGGCACGGGGATCATTGTTGGAATCGCCAAAACTACGCCGGCCATGCTGGAAAAATTCGTCCAACGGGCTGCCATGGGAGCCTGTCAGGGCGGGGCATAG